In one Pseudomonas tensinigenes genomic region, the following are encoded:
- a CDS encoding methionine ABC transporter ATP-binding protein, whose amino-acid sequence MIEFQNVHKTYRVAGKDIPALHPTSLAIENGQVFGLIGHSGAGKSTLLRLINRLEDSSGGKIIVDGEEVTALDANGLRRFRQQVGMIFQHFNLLASKTVADNVALPLTLAGELSGGEIDKRVAELLARVGLSDHAKKYPAQLSGGQKQRVGIARALATKPKILLCDEATSALDPQTTASVLQLLAEINRELKLTIVLITHEMDVIRRVCDQVAVMDAGVIVEQGSVADVFLHPQHPTTKRFVQESEQIDESEQRDDFAHVPGRIVRLTFQGEATYAPLLGTVARETGVDYSILAGRIDRIKDIPYGQLTLAVTGGDMEAAFARFTAADVHMEVLR is encoded by the coding sequence GTGATCGAGTTTCAAAACGTCCACAAGACTTACCGCGTCGCCGGTAAGGACATTCCCGCGCTGCATCCGACCAGTCTCGCCATCGAGAACGGGCAGGTGTTCGGCCTCATCGGCCATTCCGGCGCGGGCAAAAGTACCCTGCTGCGTCTGATCAATCGCCTGGAAGACTCCAGCGGCGGCAAGATCATCGTCGACGGCGAAGAAGTCACCGCGCTGGACGCCAACGGCCTGCGCCGTTTCCGCCAGCAAGTCGGGATGATCTTCCAGCACTTCAACCTGCTCGCTTCCAAGACCGTGGCCGACAACGTTGCGTTGCCGCTGACCCTGGCCGGCGAACTGTCGGGCGGCGAGATTGACAAGCGTGTTGCCGAATTGCTGGCGCGGGTCGGTCTGTCTGACCACGCCAAGAAGTATCCGGCGCAATTGTCCGGCGGCCAGAAGCAGCGCGTCGGCATCGCCCGCGCCCTGGCGACCAAGCCGAAGATTCTGTTGTGCGACGAGGCCACCAGTGCCCTCGACCCGCAGACCACGGCGTCGGTCCTGCAACTGCTGGCCGAGATCAACCGCGAGCTGAAACTGACCATCGTCCTGATCACCCACGAGATGGACGTCATCCGTCGCGTCTGCGATCAAGTGGCGGTGATGGATGCCGGCGTGATCGTTGAGCAAGGTTCGGTGGCCGATGTGTTCCTGCATCCGCAGCACCCGACCACCAAGCGTTTCGTCCAGGAAAGCGAGCAGATCGACGAAAGCGAGCAACGTGATGACTTTGCTCACGTGCCGGGGCGCATCGTGCGTCTGACCTTCCAGGGCGAAGCGACCTACGCGCCGCTGCTCGGTACCGTCGCCCGGGAAACCGGCGTCGACTACAGCATCCTTGCCGGTCGTATCGACCGCATCAAAGACATTCCGTACGGGCAATTGACCCTCGCCGTCACCGGTGGCGACATGGAAGCGGCCTTCGCCCGCTTCACCGCCGCTGACGTTCACATGGAGGTATTGCGCTAA
- a CDS encoding methionine ABC transporter permease, producing MEDLISFFTNIDWYEIWLATGDTMLMLGGSLLFTVLLGLPLGVLLFLCSPRQLLENRGLYAFMSLAVNILRSLPFIILLIVMIPFTVLITGTSLGVAGAIPPLVVGATPFFARLVETALREVDRGIIEATQSMGATTRQIIMNALLPEARPGIFAAITVTAITLVSYTAMAGVVGAGGLGDLAIRFGYQRFQTDVMIVTVVLLLILVQVLQMVGDRLVVHFSRK from the coding sequence ATGGAAGACCTGATCAGTTTCTTCACCAACATCGACTGGTACGAAATCTGGCTGGCCACCGGCGACACCATGCTGATGCTCGGCGGTTCGCTGCTGTTCACCGTGTTGCTGGGCCTGCCGCTGGGCGTGTTGCTGTTCCTCTGCAGCCCGCGTCAGTTGCTGGAAAACCGCGGCCTCTACGCGTTCATGTCGCTGGCGGTGAACATCTTGCGTTCGTTGCCGTTCATTATTCTGTTGATCGTGATGATCCCGTTCACCGTGCTGATCACCGGCACCTCGCTGGGCGTGGCCGGTGCGATTCCGCCGTTGGTAGTCGGTGCCACACCGTTCTTCGCGCGTCTGGTGGAAACCGCGCTGCGTGAAGTCGATCGCGGGATCATCGAAGCGACCCAGTCGATGGGCGCGACCACGCGGCAGATCATCATGAACGCCTTGCTGCCGGAAGCCCGTCCGGGCATCTTCGCGGCGATTACGGTGACGGCGATTACACTGGTGTCCTACACGGCAATGGCCGGTGTGGTCGGTGCCGGTGGTCTGGGTGACCTGGCGATTCGTTTCGGCTACCAGCGTTTCCAGACTGACGTGATGATCGTCACTGTGGTGTTGCTGCTGATTCTGGTGCAAGTGCTGCAGATGGTGGGCGACCGTTTGGTCGTGCATTTTTCGCGCAAATAA
- a CDS encoding zinc ABC transporter substrate-binding protein, translated as MSRLFSVFVAFVASFLLIGSAQAEVKVLTSIKPLQLIAAAVQDGVAIPEVLLPPGASPHNYALRPSDVRKVQSVDLLYWIGPDMEGFLPRVLNGRTLPSVAVQDLPGMKLRRFAEDSHSHAEDADEHDHDHRPGTLDAHLWLSPVNARVIADKMAADLSTADPANAERYQKNAKAFDERLDALDQRLKKRLASVEGKPYFVFHEAFDYFEEAYGLKHAGVFSVAAEVQPGAQHVAAMRKRLQEVGKTCVFSEPPLRPRLAETLVAGLPVKLAELDALGGYTPATAQGYEQVLEKLGNDLAGCLESL; from the coding sequence GTGTCCCGACTTTTTTCTGTTTTTGTGGCTTTTGTCGCCAGTTTTCTGCTGATCGGTTCGGCTCAGGCCGAGGTCAAAGTCCTCACCAGCATCAAACCGTTGCAGCTGATTGCAGCGGCGGTGCAGGACGGCGTGGCGATTCCCGAAGTGCTGCTGCCGCCGGGTGCCTCGCCGCACAATTACGCGTTGCGGCCATCCGACGTACGGAAGGTGCAGTCGGTCGATCTGCTGTACTGGATCGGCCCGGACATGGAAGGCTTTCTGCCACGCGTGCTGAATGGTCGGACGCTGCCGAGCGTCGCGGTGCAGGATTTGCCGGGGATGAAATTGCGGCGTTTTGCTGAGGACAGCCATTCCCACGCCGAAGACGCCGACGAGCATGATCACGATCATCGTCCGGGCACGCTGGATGCGCATTTGTGGCTATCGCCGGTGAATGCGCGGGTGATTGCCGACAAGATGGCCGCTGACTTGAGCACCGCAGATCCGGCTAATGCCGAGCGCTATCAGAAGAACGCCAAGGCGTTTGACGAACGTCTGGACGCACTGGATCAGCGTTTGAAGAAGCGTCTGGCCAGTGTTGAAGGCAAGCCCTACTTCGTCTTCCACGAAGCGTTTGATTACTTTGAAGAGGCTTATGGCCTGAAGCATGCCGGTGTGTTCAGCGTGGCCGCCGAAGTGCAGCCCGGTGCGCAGCATGTTGCGGCGATGCGCAAGCGATTGCAGGAAGTGGGCAAGACTTGTGTGTTCAGTGAGCCGCCATTGCGTCCGCGTCTGGCCGAAACCCTGGTGGCGGGTTTGCCGGTGAAACTGGCTGAACTGGATGCGTTGGGCGGGTACACCCCGGCGACGGCTCAGGGCTATGAGCAGGTATTGGAGAAGCTGGGTAACGATTTGGCCGGGTGCCTGGAATCTCTGTAA
- a CDS encoding MetQ/NlpA family ABC transporter substrate-binding protein, protein MKKLIAAFAAVAAFSAHAETLTVAATPVPHAEILEFVKPALAKEGVDLKVKVFTDYIQPNVQVAEKRLDANFFQHQPYLDEFNKAKGTSLVAVTGVHLEPLGAYSSKLKDLKDLPSGANVVIPNDATNGGRALLLLAKAGVITLKDPTNILSTVKDIATNPKDLKIRELEAATIPRVLTQVDLALINTNYALEAKLDPSKDALVIEGNDSPYVNILVSRADNKDSDAMKKLAAALHSPEVKKFITEKYKGAVLPAF, encoded by the coding sequence ATGAAAAAACTGATCGCTGCTTTTGCTGCCGTTGCAGCATTCTCGGCCCACGCCGAAACCCTGACCGTTGCCGCCACTCCGGTGCCGCACGCGGAAATCCTCGAGTTCGTGAAGCCGGCACTGGCCAAAGAAGGCGTGGATCTGAAGGTCAAGGTCTTCACCGACTACATTCAGCCGAACGTACAGGTCGCGGAAAAGCGCCTGGACGCTAACTTCTTCCAGCACCAGCCGTACCTCGATGAGTTCAACAAGGCCAAGGGCACCAGCCTGGTCGCCGTGACCGGTGTGCACCTGGAGCCACTGGGCGCCTACTCGAGCAAGCTCAAGGACCTGAAGGATCTGCCAAGCGGCGCCAACGTGGTGATCCCGAACGACGCCACCAACGGCGGCCGTGCGCTGTTGCTGCTGGCCAAGGCTGGCGTGATCACCCTGAAGGATCCGACCAACATCCTGTCGACCGTCAAAGACATCGCGACCAACCCGAAAGACCTGAAGATCCGTGAACTGGAAGCCGCGACCATCCCGCGCGTGCTGACCCAGGTCGATCTGGCGCTGATCAACACCAACTACGCGCTGGAAGCCAAGCTCGATCCGTCCAAGGATGCGCTGGTGATCGAAGGTAACGACTCGCCGTACGTGAACATCCTCGTGTCCCGCGCGGACAACAAGGACAGCGACGCGATGAAGAAACTCGCTGCTGCGCTGCACAGCCCGGAAGTGAAGAAGTTCATTACCGAGAAGTACAAGGGTGCGGTATTGCCGGCGTTCTGA
- the znuB gene encoding zinc ABC transporter permease subunit ZnuB: MADFLLYALLAGLALAIVAGPLGSFVVWRRMAYFGDTLSHAALLGVALGFLLDVSPTVAVTVGCLLLAVLLVTLQQRQPLASDTLLGILAPSTLSLGLVVLSFMHEVRIDLMAYLFGDLLAISPTDLAWILGGSAAVLVLLVTLWRPLLAITVHEELAKVEGLPVAGLRMALMLLIAVVIAVAMKIVGVLLITSLLIIPAAAAQRHARSPEQMALGASLLGMLAVCGGLALSWFKDTPAGPSIVVTAAALFLLSFVLPRRGV, translated from the coding sequence ATGGCTGATTTTCTGTTGTATGCCCTGCTTGCAGGTCTGGCGTTGGCGATTGTTGCAGGTCCGCTGGGTTCGTTCGTGGTCTGGCGGCGCATGGCCTATTTCGGCGACACCTTGTCCCACGCCGCGTTACTCGGTGTGGCGTTGGGCTTTTTGCTGGATGTCAGCCCGACGGTCGCGGTCACCGTAGGCTGCCTGTTGCTGGCGGTGCTGCTGGTCACGCTGCAACAGCGTCAACCGCTGGCGTCTGACACGCTTTTGGGAATTCTCGCACCAAGCACGCTCTCTCTCGGTCTGGTGGTACTAAGCTTCATGCATGAAGTGCGGATCGACCTGATGGCCTATCTGTTCGGCGACCTGCTGGCGATCAGCCCGACCGATCTGGCGTGGATCCTTGGCGGCAGTGCGGCGGTGCTGGTGTTGCTGGTAACGCTGTGGCGGCCATTGCTGGCGATCACCGTGCACGAAGAGCTGGCCAAGGTTGAAGGCCTGCCGGTGGCGGGCCTGCGCATGGCGCTGATGCTGTTGATTGCGGTAGTAATCGCGGTGGCGATGAAAATCGTCGGGGTGTTGCTGATTACCTCGCTGTTGATCATTCCCGCCGCTGCGGCACAGCGTCACGCCCGCTCGCCGGAGCAGATGGCACTGGGCGCGAGCCTGCTGGGCATGCTTGCGGTGTGTGGCGGGCTGGCGCTGTCGTGGTTCAAGGACACCCCGGCGGGGCCGTCAATCGTTGTGACGGCGGCCGCACTGTTTCTGCTGAGTTTTGTTCTGCCCCGTCGCGGGGTGTAG
- the znuC gene encoding zinc ABC transporter ATP-binding protein ZnuC — translation MSNALIRLEQVAVTFAGQAVLDNIELSVEPGQIVTLIGPNGAGKTTLVRAVLGLLKPDSGSVWRKPKLRVGYMPQKLHVDPTLPLSVLRFLRLVPGVDRPRALAALKEVGAEHVIDSPVQSVSGGEMQRVLLARALLREPELLVLDEPVQGVDVAGQAELYSLITRLRDRHGCGVLMVSHDLHLVMSTTDQVVCLNRHVCCSGHPEQVSGDPAFVELFGKNAQSLAVYHHHHDHAHDLHGSVVKGPVIGQPHVHGDNCKHG, via the coding sequence ATGAGCAACGCGCTGATCCGTCTGGAGCAGGTCGCCGTCACATTTGCCGGGCAGGCTGTGCTGGACAATATCGAGCTGAGCGTCGAGCCGGGGCAGATCGTCACCCTGATCGGCCCCAATGGCGCCGGCAAGACCACGCTGGTGCGCGCCGTGCTGGGCCTGTTGAAACCGGACAGCGGCAGCGTCTGGCGCAAACCGAAACTGCGCGTCGGTTACATGCCGCAAAAACTCCACGTCGATCCGACTCTTCCGCTGTCGGTGCTGCGTTTTCTGCGGCTGGTGCCGGGCGTTGATCGTCCGCGTGCGCTGGCCGCGCTGAAAGAGGTCGGCGCTGAACACGTTATCGACAGCCCTGTGCAAAGCGTTTCCGGCGGTGAAATGCAGCGTGTGCTGCTGGCGCGGGCACTGCTGCGGGAGCCGGAATTGCTGGTGCTCGACGAGCCGGTGCAAGGCGTCGACGTCGCCGGGCAGGCCGAGCTGTACAGCCTGATCACCCGTTTGCGCGACCGCCATGGCTGCGGCGTGCTGATGGTGTCCCACGATTTGCATCTGGTGATGAGCACCACCGACCAAGTGGTCTGCCTCAACCGTCACGTCTGCTGCTCCGGGCATCCCGAGCAGGTCAGTGGCGATCCGGCGTTTGTCGAGCTGTTCGGCAAGAACGCGCAGAGCCTGGCGGTCTATCACCACCATCACGACCACGCTCACGACCTGCACGGCTCGGTGGTCAAAGGGCCGGTTATTGGCCAACCTCACGTTCACGGAGACAACTGCAAGCATGGCTGA
- the cyoE gene encoding heme o synthase, producing MAILIGERPHQAIWRDYLELTKPKVVVLMLITSLVGMFLATRAGVPWTVLVFGNLGIALCAGGAAAVNHVVDRRIDAVMARTHKRPLAEGRVSPAAALTFALVLALLGQALLLTFTNPLTAWLTLASLLGYAVIYTGFLKRATPQNIVIGGLAGAAPPLLGWTAATGHVSAEPLLLVLIIFAWTPPHFWALAIHRKEEYAKADIPMLPVTHGEHYTKVHILLYTFALLAVSLLPYVIHMSGMLYLICALALGARFLQWAVVLYRGTRPHAAINTFKYSIWYLFLLFIALLVDHYLLLNL from the coding sequence GTGGCGATTCTGATTGGCGAACGTCCGCATCAGGCGATCTGGCGTGATTATCTGGAACTGACCAAACCGAAAGTCGTGGTGCTGATGCTCATCACCTCGCTGGTCGGCATGTTCCTCGCGACCCGCGCCGGGGTGCCGTGGACGGTGCTGGTGTTCGGCAATCTGGGGATTGCCCTGTGTGCTGGTGGCGCGGCGGCGGTCAATCATGTGGTCGATCGGCGTATCGATGCGGTGATGGCGCGCACGCATAAACGGCCGCTGGCTGAGGGCCGGGTTTCACCGGCGGCAGCGCTGACGTTTGCACTGGTGCTGGCACTGCTCGGTCAGGCCTTGTTGCTGACCTTCACCAATCCGCTGACCGCTTGGCTGACCCTGGCTTCGCTGCTCGGTTACGCGGTGATCTACACCGGTTTCCTCAAGCGTGCGACGCCACAGAACATCGTCATCGGAGGCCTTGCCGGCGCCGCCCCGCCGCTGCTCGGCTGGACCGCTGCCACCGGCCATGTCAGCGCCGAACCGTTGTTGCTGGTGCTGATCATCTTCGCCTGGACCCCGCCGCACTTCTGGGCGCTGGCGATCCATCGCAAGGAGGAATACGCCAAGGCCGACATCCCGATGCTGCCGGTCACCCACGGCGAGCACTACACCAAAGTGCACATTCTGCTCTACACCTTCGCTCTGCTGGCGGTGAGTCTGCTGCCGTACGTGATTCACATGAGCGGCATGCTCTACCTGATTTGCGCGCTCGCCCTCGGCGCAAGGTTTCTGCAATGGGCCGTGGTGCTGTACCGTGGCACTCGGCCGCACGCGGCGATCAACACCTTCAAGTACTCTATCTGGTACTTGTTTCTGCTGTTCATCGCCCTGCTCGTAGACCACTACTTACTGTTGAACCTATGA
- a CDS encoding SCO family protein encodes MTRTQKTVFILVAVIALILGLTVNKVLSGKGQGDPTALIDAGIILLPQSRNLPDVTMTDQDGKPVAINELKGKWSLLFFGYTFCPDICPTTLAQLRQIKSELPKDAVDKLQIVLVSVDPNRDNPKQLKQYLGYFDPQFIGLTPTSIEELQKVANAVSIPFIPADTSKPNYTVDHSGNLAVIGPDGTQRGFIRAPLNNAKLVAQLPVMLNRK; translated from the coding sequence ATGACTCGAACCCAGAAAACCGTCTTCATCCTCGTCGCCGTGATCGCGCTGATCCTGGGACTTACCGTCAACAAAGTGCTGAGCGGCAAGGGCCAGGGCGACCCGACTGCGTTGATCGACGCCGGCATTATTCTGCTGCCGCAGAGCCGCAATCTGCCGGACGTGACGATGACCGATCAGGACGGCAAGCCGGTGGCGATCAACGAGCTCAAAGGTAAGTGGAGTCTGCTGTTTTTCGGCTACACCTTCTGCCCGGACATCTGCCCGACCACCCTCGCACAGCTGCGCCAGATCAAAAGCGAACTGCCCAAGGACGCTGTGGACAAGTTGCAGATCGTGCTGGTCAGCGTTGACCCGAACCGCGATAACCCGAAGCAGTTGAAGCAGTATCTGGGCTACTTTGATCCGCAGTTCATTGGCCTGACACCGACCTCGATTGAAGAGCTGCAGAAGGTGGCGAACGCGGTGAGTATTCCGTTTATTCCGGCGGACACCAGTAAGCCGAATTACACCGTCGACCATAGCGGCAATCTGGCGGTGATCGGGCCGGACGGGACGCAGCGTGGGTTTATTCGAGCGCCGTTGAACAACGCCAAACTGGTTGCACAGTTGCCGGTGATGCTTAACCGCAAATAA
- a CDS encoding Fur family transcriptional regulator, translating into MPITPIASRPHDHSHCVHSALSEADTLCAQKGLRLTALRRRVLELVWQSHKPLGAYDILAVLSEQDGRRAAPPTVYRALDFLLENGLVHRISSLNAFVGCVHPEHAHQGQFLICRDCHAAIELEQKVISDAIINSAKDVGFIVEAQTVEVVGLCSGCQGA; encoded by the coding sequence ATGCCTATTACACCGATTGCCAGCCGTCCCCACGACCACTCTCATTGCGTGCACAGCGCTTTGTCCGAGGCCGATACCTTGTGCGCCCAGAAAGGCTTGCGCCTGACCGCGTTGCGCCGCCGGGTGCTGGAACTGGTGTGGCAGAGTCACAAGCCGCTGGGCGCCTACGACATTCTCGCTGTACTCAGCGAGCAGGACGGCCGCCGCGCCGCGCCGCCAACCGTGTACCGCGCGCTGGATTTCCTTTTGGAAAACGGCCTGGTGCACCGCATCTCTTCGCTGAACGCCTTCGTCGGCTGCGTCCATCCGGAGCACGCGCATCAGGGCCAGTTCCTGATCTGCCGCGATTGCCACGCTGCCATCGAGCTTGAGCAAAAAGTGATCAGCGACGCGATCATCAACAGCGCCAAAGACGTCGGTTTCATCGTCGAAGCCCAGACCGTCGAAGTCGTCGGCCTGTGCTCCGGTTGCCAGGGGGCTTGA
- the katE gene encoding catalase HPII, with translation MMSKKPTTDKSQMAGTDTPDRANTNAKLDSLEKFRSDATGQALRTNQGVKIADNQNTLKAGPRGPSLLEDFIMREKITHFDHERIPERIVHARGTGAHGFFQAYENHSELTKAGFLQDPGKKTPVFVRFSTVQGPRGSGDTVRDVRGFAVKFFTDEGNFDLVGNNMPVFFIQDAIKFPDFVHAVKPEPHNEIPTGGSAHDTFWDFVSLVPESAHMVIWAMSDRAIPKSLRSMQGFGVHTFRLINAEGKSRFVKFHWRPTAGTCSLVWDEAQKLAGKDTDYHRRDLWEAIEMGDYPEWELGVQIIEEENEHDFDFDILDPTKLIPEEIVPITPLGKMTLNRNPDNFFAETEQVAFCPGHIVPGIDFSNDPLLQGRLFSYTDTQISRLGGPNFHELPINRPVAPFHNGQRDAQHRSVIDKGRASYEPNSIDGGWPKETPPAAQDGGFESYPERIDANKIRQRSESFSDHFSQATLFFNSMSDHEKEHIIAAYSFELGKVEREFIRAREVNEILANIDLELAKRVAANLGLPAPTKGTVDARKVSFDHSPSLSQVNLLPENIKTRKVAILAANGVDGAAIDAMKKALAAEGAHAKLLGPTSAPVKTADGKSLPVDASMEGMPSVIFDAVFVPGGAASVKALSGDGVALHYLLEAYKHLKAIALHGDAKQLQDLLKLEADAGLLQGKDVPSLTKPFFAAIGQHRVWAREPKAKAIPA, from the coding sequence CTGATGAGCAAGAAGCCTACGACCGATAAAAGCCAGATGGCCGGAACCGATACCCCGGATCGTGCCAACACCAACGCCAAACTCGACAGCCTGGAAAAATTTCGCTCCGATGCCACCGGCCAGGCCCTGCGCACCAACCAGGGTGTGAAGATCGCCGATAATCAGAACACCCTTAAGGCCGGGCCGCGCGGGCCGTCGCTGCTTGAAGACTTCATCATGCGGGAAAAGATCACGCATTTTGACCATGAGCGGATCCCGGAACGCATCGTTCACGCGCGCGGCACTGGCGCCCATGGTTTCTTTCAAGCATACGAGAACCATTCGGAGCTGACCAAGGCCGGTTTCCTACAGGATCCAGGGAAAAAGACCCCGGTATTCGTGCGCTTTTCCACGGTGCAGGGCCCACGTGGTTCCGGCGACACCGTGCGTGACGTGCGTGGCTTCGCAGTGAAGTTCTTCACCGATGAAGGCAACTTCGACCTTGTCGGCAACAACATGCCGGTGTTTTTCATTCAGGACGCGATCAAGTTTCCCGACTTCGTCCACGCGGTGAAACCTGAGCCGCATAATGAAATCCCTACCGGTGGCTCTGCCCACGATACGTTCTGGGATTTCGTCTCGCTGGTGCCGGAATCAGCGCACATGGTCATCTGGGCGATGTCCGACCGGGCGATCCCGAAAAGCCTGCGCAGCATGCAGGGCTTCGGTGTACACACCTTCCGTTTGATCAACGCTGAAGGCAAATCGCGCTTCGTCAAATTTCACTGGCGCCCAACCGCCGGCACGTGCTCGCTGGTATGGGACGAGGCGCAGAAGCTTGCCGGTAAAGACACTGACTACCACCGTCGCGACCTCTGGGAAGCGATCGAGATGGGCGACTATCCGGAGTGGGAACTCGGTGTACAGATCATTGAGGAGGAAAACGAGCACGACTTCGATTTCGACATCCTCGACCCGACCAAGCTGATCCCCGAAGAAATCGTGCCGATCACGCCGCTGGGCAAAATGACCCTGAACCGCAACCCGGACAACTTCTTCGCCGAGACCGAGCAGGTCGCGTTCTGCCCTGGCCACATCGTGCCGGGCATCGACTTCTCCAACGACCCGTTGCTGCAAGGTCGGCTGTTTTCCTACACCGACACGCAAATCAGCCGACTCGGTGGACCGAATTTTCACGAGTTGCCGATCAACCGCCCGGTGGCGCCGTTCCACAATGGCCAGCGTGATGCCCAGCACCGTTCGGTGATCGACAAGGGTCGTGCCTCTTACGAGCCGAACTCGATTGATGGCGGCTGGCCGAAAGAAACGCCGCCAGCGGCTCAGGACGGTGGTTTTGAAAGTTATCCAGAGCGCATCGACGCAAACAAGATCCGCCAGCGCAGCGAGTCGTTCAGCGATCACTTCTCTCAGGCGACGTTGTTCTTCAACAGCATGAGCGATCACGAGAAGGAGCACATCATTGCCGCTTACAGCTTCGAGCTGGGCAAGGTTGAGCGCGAATTCATCCGTGCGCGGGAAGTGAACGAGATTCTGGCCAACATCGATCTGGAACTGGCCAAGCGCGTGGCGGCTAATCTAGGTCTGCCTGCACCTACCAAAGGCACGGTGGATGCGCGCAAGGTGTCTTTCGATCACTCGCCATCATTGAGCCAGGTTAATTTGCTGCCAGAAAACATCAAAACCCGAAAAGTGGCGATTCTAGCTGCCAACGGCGTCGATGGTGCCGCGATTGATGCAATGAAGAAGGCATTGGCCGCTGAAGGTGCGCATGCCAAGTTGCTGGGGCCGACTTCGGCGCCAGTGAAGACCGCTGACGGGAAAAGCCTGCCAGTGGATGCGTCCATGGAAGGCATGCCGTCGGTGATTTTTGACGCGGTGTTCGTGCCGGGTGGCGCGGCATCGGTGAAGGCGTTGAGCGGTGACGGCGTTGCGCTGCATTACCTGCTGGAGGCGTACAAGCATTTGAAGGCGATTGCGCTGCACGGCGATGCCAAGCAATTGCAGGATTTGCTGAAGCTGGAGGCGGATGCCGGGTTGCTGCAAGGCAAGGATGTGCCGTCGTTGACCAAGCCGTTCTTCGCCGCGATCGGGCAGCATCGGGTTTGGGCGCGGGAGCCTAAGGCCAAAGCCATTCCGGCTTAA
- a CDS encoding PA5502 family lipoprotein: MKPFASRYLLLVAFSVLLGACQSTPPVAEVPDARATAIAQLEQSLASSELATAEDQLAALQKETPNDQSLEQYQRQLAEAYLRRSQIVLQKGDVNAAATALSRARALMPKAPALTGGVNGAITEARKAELEKAEAALLAAEAKPKAKVIDPTAESTTVALNITDSRKLRRQLDAIAADVVNYECAVTIQAPRTNDYPWLATLLSKRVKRLNPDFELKIVKQTVRTVPAQMVLSPRKP, encoded by the coding sequence ATGAAGCCGTTCGCCTCCCGTTATCTGCTCCTTGTCGCATTTTCAGTGCTGCTGGGCGCCTGCCAAAGTACGCCGCCGGTGGCTGAAGTCCCCGATGCGCGGGCTACGGCCATCGCACAGCTGGAACAAAGCCTGGCCAGCAGCGAATTGGCCACTGCCGAAGATCAGTTGGCCGCTTTGCAGAAAGAAACCCCCAACGACCAATCCCTTGAGCAGTACCAGCGCCAATTGGCCGAGGCGTATCTGCGTCGCAGCCAGATCGTGCTGCAGAAGGGCGATGTGAATGCCGCCGCCACGGCGCTGAGCCGTGCCCGTGCGTTGATGCCGAAAGCGCCGGCGCTGACTGGTGGCGTGAATGGCGCCATCACTGAAGCGCGCAAGGCTGAGCTGGAAAAGGCTGAAGCGGCGCTGTTGGCAGCCGAAGCCAAGCCGAAAGCCAAGGTGATCGATCCGACTGCCGAGAGCACTACGGTGGCGCTGAACATCACCGATAGTCGCAAACTTCGCAGGCAACTGGATGCGATCGCTGCGGATGTGGTGAATTATGAGTGTGCCGTCACTATTCAGGCGCCGCGTACCAATGACTATCCGTGGTTGGCGACGTTGCTGAGCAAGCGGGTGAAGAGACTGAACCCGGATTTTGAGCTGAAGATTGTGAAGCAGACCGTGCGCACCGTGCCTGCGCAGATGGTTCTGAGCCCGCGTAAACCGTAA